The following coding sequences lie in one Physeter macrocephalus isolate SW-GA unplaced genomic scaffold, ASM283717v5 random_389, whole genome shotgun sequence genomic window:
- the LOC102994000 gene encoding myosin phosphatase Rho-interacting protein isoform X6: MNQCTDVVDGEGRTGQKFSLCILTPEKEHFIRAETKEIISGWLEMLTVYPRTNKQNQKKKRKVEPPTPQEPGPAKMAVTSSSGSIPSAEKVPTTKSTLWQEEMRAKDQPDGSSPSPAQSPSQSQPPVAGTLREPGLESRDEEGTTSSERVDCGRKVRVESGYFSLEKTKQDAKAEEQQLPPPLSPPSPGTPTNRRSQVIEKFEALDIEKAEHMETNMSAGPSLSSDTRQGRSEKRAFPRKRDLPSEAPLPDASASPLSPHRRAKSLDRRSTEPSLTPDLLNFKKGWLTRQYEDGQWKKHWFVLADQSLRFYRDSVAEEAADLDGEIDLSSCYDVTEYPVQRNYGFQIHTKEGAFTLSAMTSGIRRNWIQTIMKHVHPISAPDVTSSLPQGKDRSSSPSETRLREKQDGEPGEPDPEQKRSRARERRREGRSKTFDWAEFRPIQQALAQERAGTPGPATPRPEAEPGELERERARRREERRKRFGAVDAADGPSIDDTALRMEVDRGPGPPMTTDLRTQNVHVEIEQRWHQVETTPLREEKQVPIAPLHLSSSEDGSDRLSTPELTSVLEKELEQSQKEASDLLEQNRLLQDQLRVALGREQSAREGYVLQATCERGFAAMEETHQKKIEDLQRQHQRELEKLREEKDRLLAEETAATISAIEAMKNAHREEMERELEKSQRSQISSVNADIEALQRQYLEELQSVQRELEVLSEQYSQKCLENAHLAQALEAERQALRQCQRENQELNAHNQELNNRLAAEISRLRTLLTGDAGGEAAGSPLTQGKDAYELEVLLRVKESEIQYLKQEISSLKDELQTALRDKKYASDKYKDIYTELSIVRAKADCDISRLKEQLKAATEALGEKSPENTPVSGYDIMKSKSNPDFLKKDRSCVSRQLRSIRSKSVIEQVSWDN, encoded by the exons ATGAACCAGTGCACAGACGTGGTGGATGGCGAGGGCCGCACGGGCCAGAAGTTCTCCCTGTGCATTCTGACCCCCGAGAAGGAGCACTTCATCCGGGCAGAGACCAAGGAGATCATCAGCGG GTGGCTGGAGATGCTCACGGTCTATCCCAGGACCAACAAGCAGAACCAGAAGAAGAAGCGGAAGGTGGAGCCCCCCACACCACAG GAGCCAGGGCCGGCCAAGATGGCTGTCaccagcagcagcggcagcatcCCCAGTGCTGAGAAGGTTCCCACCACCAAGTCCACACTCTGGCAGGAAGAAATGAGGGCCAAGGACCAGCCCGATGGGAGCAGCCCGAGTCCAGCTCAGAGTCCCAGCCAGAGCCAGCCTCCTGTGGCCGGCACCCTGAGGGAGCCAGGGCTGGAGAGCCGAGACG AGGAGGGCACCACAAGCAGCGAGCGTGTGGACTGTGGCCGCAAGGTCCGGGTGGAGAGCGGCTACTTCTCCCTGGAGAAGACCAAGCAGGACGCAAAGGCCGAAGAGCAGCAGCTGCCGCCGCCGCTCTCCCCGCCCAGCCCCGGCACCCCCACCAACAG GAGGTCCCAGGTAATAGAGAAATTTGAGGCCTTGGACATCGAGAAGGCAGAGCACATGGAGACCAACATGTCAGCCGGGCCCTCGCTGTCAAGCGACACTCGCCAGGGCCGGAGCGAGAAGAGGGCCTTCCCCCGGAAGCGG GACCTCCCCAGCGAAGCTCCTCTCCCGGACGCCTCGGCCTCCCCCCTGTCTCCACACCGAAGAGCCAAGTCACTGGACAGGAGGTCCACGGAGCCCTCCCTGACG ccCGACTTGCTGAACTTCAAGAAAGGCTGGCTGACCAGGCAATATGAGGACGGCCAG TGGAAGAAACACTGGTTTGTCCTTGCTGATCAAAGCCTGAGGTTCTACAGGGACTCGGTGGCTGAGGAG GCGGCCGACTTGGATGGGGAGATCGACTTGTCTTCATGTTACGATGTCACGGAGTACCCAGTGCAGAGGAACTATGGCTTCCAGATCCAT ACAAAGGAGGGCGCCTTCACCCTCTCTGCTATGACGTCTGGAATCCGGCGGAATTGGATCCAGACCATCATGAAGCACGTCCACCCGATCTCTGCCCCAGACGTGACAAG CTCGCTGCCGCAGGGCAAAGACCGGAGCAGCTCCCCCTCGGAGACGAGGCTGCGGGAGAAGCAGGACGGGGAGCCCGGGGAGCCAGACCCCGAGCAGAAGCGGAGCCGGGCCCGTGAGCGCAGGCGGGAGGGCCGCTCCAAGACCTTCGACTGGGCCGAGTTCCGCCCCATCCAGCAGGCCCTGGCCCAGGAGAGAGCCGGCACCCCGGGGCCTGCCACCCCACGGCCCGAGGCGGAGCCCGGCGAGCTGGAGAGGGAGCGTGCGCGGCGGCGGGAGGAACGGCGCAAGCGCTTTGGGGCGGTGGATGCAGCCGACGGGCCCAGCATCGACGACACGGCCCTGCGCATGGAGGTCGACCGGGGCCCGGGGCCGCCCATGACCACCGACCTCAGGACCCAGAACGTGCACGTGGAGATCGAGCAGCGGTGGCATCAGGTGGAGACCACCCCTCTCCGGGAGGAGAAGCAAGTGCCCATCGCCCCTCTGCACTTGTCCTCCTCCGAGGATGGAAGCGACCGACTCTCCACTCCCGAGCTGACCTCTGTGCTGGAGAAGGAG TTGGAGCAGAGCCAGAAGGAGGCCTCAGACCTTCTAGAGCAGAACCGGCTGCTGCAGGACCAGCTGAGGGTGGCTCTGGGCCGGGAGCAGAGCGCCCGGGAGGGCTATGTGCTGCAG GCCACGTGCGAGCGAGGGTTTGCAGCCATGGAAGAAACACACCAGAAGAAGATCGAAGACCTGCAGAGGCAGCACCAGCGGGAACTGGAGAAACTGCGGGAGGAGAAAGACCGCCTCCTGGCTGAGGAGACCGCGGCCACCATCTCAG CCATCGAAGCCATGAAGAATGCCCACCGCGAGGAGATGGAACGGGAGCTGGAGAAGAGCCAGCGGTCCCAGATCAGCAGTGTCAACGCGGACATCGAGGCCCTGCAGCGGCAGTACCT GGAGGAGCTGCAGTCTGTGCAGCGCGAGCTGGAGGTCCTCTCTGAGCAGTACTCGCAGAAGTGCCTGGAGAACGCCCACCTGGCCCAGGCGCTGGAGGCCGAGCGGCAGGCCCTACGGCAGTGCCAGCGCGAGAACCAGGAGCTCAACGCCCACAACCAG GAGCTGAACAACCGCCTGGCTGCTGAAATCTCACGGCTACGGACGCTGCTGACGGGGGACGCCGGTGGCGAGGCTGCTGGTTCACCTCTCACGCAGGGCAAGGACGCCTATGAGCTAGAG gtCTTATTGCGGGTCAAGGAATCAGAAATCCAGTACCTGAAACAGGAGATCAGCTCCCTCAAGGATGAGCTACAGACGGCGCTGCGG GACAAGAAGTACGCTAGTGACAAGTACAAGGACATCTACACAGAGCTCAGCATCGTGCGGGCGAAGGCCGACTGTGACATCAGCAGGCTGAAGGAGCAGCTGAAAGCCGCGACCGAAGCACTGGGTGAAAAGTCACCGGAAAACACCCCCGTGTCCGGATACG ATATAATGAAGTCTAAAAGCAACCCTGACTTCTTGAAGAAAGACAGATCCTGTGTCAGCCGACAGCTCAGAAGCATCAGGTCCAAG TCCGTAATTGAGCAGGTCTCATGGGATAACTGA
- the LOC102994000 gene encoding myosin phosphatase Rho-interacting protein isoform X5, with protein MNQCTDVVDGEGRTGQKFSLCILTPEKEHFIRAETKEIISGWLEMLTVYPRTNKQNQKKKRKVEPPTPQEPGPAKMAVTSSSGSIPSAEKVPTTKSTLWQEEMRAKDQPDGSSPSPAQSPSQSQPPVAGTLREPGLESRDEEGTTSSERVDCGRKVRVESGYFSLEKTKQDAKAEEQQLPPPLSPPSPGTPTNRRSQVIEKFEALDIEKAEHMETNMSAGPSLSSDTRQGRSEKRAFPRKRDLPSEAPLPDASASPLSPHRRAKSLDRRSTEPSLTPDLLNFKKGWLTRQYEDGQWKKHWFVLADQSLRFYRDSVAEEAADLDGEIDLSSCYDVTEYPVQRNYGFQIHTKEGAFTLSAMTSGIRRNWIQTIMKHVHPISAPDVTSSLPQGKDRSSSPSETRLREKQDGEPGEPDPEQKRSRARERRREGRSKTFDWAEFRPIQQALAQERAGTPGPATPRPEAEPGELERERARRREERRKRFGAVDAADGPSIDDTALRMEVDRGPGPPMTTDLRTQNVHVEIEQRWHQVETTPLREEKQVPIAPLHLSSSEDGSDRLSTPELTSVLEKELEQSQKEASDLLEQNRLLQDQLRVALGREQSAREGYVLQATCERGFAAMEETHQKKIEDLQRQHQRELEKLREEKDRLLAEETAATISAIEAMKNAHREEMERELEKSQRSQISSVNADIEALQRQYLEELQSVQRELEVLSEQYSQKCLENAHLAQALEAERQALRQCQRENQELNAHNQELNNRLAAEISRLRTLLTGDAGGEAAGSPLTQGKDAYELEVLLRVKESEIQYLKQEISSLKDELQTALRDKKYASDKYKDIYTELSIVRAKADCDISRLKEQLKAATEALGEKSPENTPVSGYDIMKSKSNPDFLKKDRSCVSRQLRSIRSKSLKEGLTVRDRLKLCESRDLERD; from the exons ATGAACCAGTGCACAGACGTGGTGGATGGCGAGGGCCGCACGGGCCAGAAGTTCTCCCTGTGCATTCTGACCCCCGAGAAGGAGCACTTCATCCGGGCAGAGACCAAGGAGATCATCAGCGG GTGGCTGGAGATGCTCACGGTCTATCCCAGGACCAACAAGCAGAACCAGAAGAAGAAGCGGAAGGTGGAGCCCCCCACACCACAG GAGCCAGGGCCGGCCAAGATGGCTGTCaccagcagcagcggcagcatcCCCAGTGCTGAGAAGGTTCCCACCACCAAGTCCACACTCTGGCAGGAAGAAATGAGGGCCAAGGACCAGCCCGATGGGAGCAGCCCGAGTCCAGCTCAGAGTCCCAGCCAGAGCCAGCCTCCTGTGGCCGGCACCCTGAGGGAGCCAGGGCTGGAGAGCCGAGACG AGGAGGGCACCACAAGCAGCGAGCGTGTGGACTGTGGCCGCAAGGTCCGGGTGGAGAGCGGCTACTTCTCCCTGGAGAAGACCAAGCAGGACGCAAAGGCCGAAGAGCAGCAGCTGCCGCCGCCGCTCTCCCCGCCCAGCCCCGGCACCCCCACCAACAG GAGGTCCCAGGTAATAGAGAAATTTGAGGCCTTGGACATCGAGAAGGCAGAGCACATGGAGACCAACATGTCAGCCGGGCCCTCGCTGTCAAGCGACACTCGCCAGGGCCGGAGCGAGAAGAGGGCCTTCCCCCGGAAGCGG GACCTCCCCAGCGAAGCTCCTCTCCCGGACGCCTCGGCCTCCCCCCTGTCTCCACACCGAAGAGCCAAGTCACTGGACAGGAGGTCCACGGAGCCCTCCCTGACG ccCGACTTGCTGAACTTCAAGAAAGGCTGGCTGACCAGGCAATATGAGGACGGCCAG TGGAAGAAACACTGGTTTGTCCTTGCTGATCAAAGCCTGAGGTTCTACAGGGACTCGGTGGCTGAGGAG GCGGCCGACTTGGATGGGGAGATCGACTTGTCTTCATGTTACGATGTCACGGAGTACCCAGTGCAGAGGAACTATGGCTTCCAGATCCAT ACAAAGGAGGGCGCCTTCACCCTCTCTGCTATGACGTCTGGAATCCGGCGGAATTGGATCCAGACCATCATGAAGCACGTCCACCCGATCTCTGCCCCAGACGTGACAAG CTCGCTGCCGCAGGGCAAAGACCGGAGCAGCTCCCCCTCGGAGACGAGGCTGCGGGAGAAGCAGGACGGGGAGCCCGGGGAGCCAGACCCCGAGCAGAAGCGGAGCCGGGCCCGTGAGCGCAGGCGGGAGGGCCGCTCCAAGACCTTCGACTGGGCCGAGTTCCGCCCCATCCAGCAGGCCCTGGCCCAGGAGAGAGCCGGCACCCCGGGGCCTGCCACCCCACGGCCCGAGGCGGAGCCCGGCGAGCTGGAGAGGGAGCGTGCGCGGCGGCGGGAGGAACGGCGCAAGCGCTTTGGGGCGGTGGATGCAGCCGACGGGCCCAGCATCGACGACACGGCCCTGCGCATGGAGGTCGACCGGGGCCCGGGGCCGCCCATGACCACCGACCTCAGGACCCAGAACGTGCACGTGGAGATCGAGCAGCGGTGGCATCAGGTGGAGACCACCCCTCTCCGGGAGGAGAAGCAAGTGCCCATCGCCCCTCTGCACTTGTCCTCCTCCGAGGATGGAAGCGACCGACTCTCCACTCCCGAGCTGACCTCTGTGCTGGAGAAGGAG TTGGAGCAGAGCCAGAAGGAGGCCTCAGACCTTCTAGAGCAGAACCGGCTGCTGCAGGACCAGCTGAGGGTGGCTCTGGGCCGGGAGCAGAGCGCCCGGGAGGGCTATGTGCTGCAG GCCACGTGCGAGCGAGGGTTTGCAGCCATGGAAGAAACACACCAGAAGAAGATCGAAGACCTGCAGAGGCAGCACCAGCGGGAACTGGAGAAACTGCGGGAGGAGAAAGACCGCCTCCTGGCTGAGGAGACCGCGGCCACCATCTCAG CCATCGAAGCCATGAAGAATGCCCACCGCGAGGAGATGGAACGGGAGCTGGAGAAGAGCCAGCGGTCCCAGATCAGCAGTGTCAACGCGGACATCGAGGCCCTGCAGCGGCAGTACCT GGAGGAGCTGCAGTCTGTGCAGCGCGAGCTGGAGGTCCTCTCTGAGCAGTACTCGCAGAAGTGCCTGGAGAACGCCCACCTGGCCCAGGCGCTGGAGGCCGAGCGGCAGGCCCTACGGCAGTGCCAGCGCGAGAACCAGGAGCTCAACGCCCACAACCAG GAGCTGAACAACCGCCTGGCTGCTGAAATCTCACGGCTACGGACGCTGCTGACGGGGGACGCCGGTGGCGAGGCTGCTGGTTCACCTCTCACGCAGGGCAAGGACGCCTATGAGCTAGAG gtCTTATTGCGGGTCAAGGAATCAGAAATCCAGTACCTGAAACAGGAGATCAGCTCCCTCAAGGATGAGCTACAGACGGCGCTGCGG GACAAGAAGTACGCTAGTGACAAGTACAAGGACATCTACACAGAGCTCAGCATCGTGCGGGCGAAGGCCGACTGTGACATCAGCAGGCTGAAGGAGCAGCTGAAAGCCGCGACCGAAGCACTGGGTGAAAAGTCACCGGAAAACACCCCCGTGTCCGGATACG ATATAATGAAGTCTAAAAGCAACCCTGACTTCTTGAAGAAAGACAGATCCTGTGTCAGCCGACAGCTCAGAAGCATCAGGTCCAAG
- the LOC102994000 gene encoding myosin phosphatase Rho-interacting protein isoform X7 produces MNQCTDVVDGEGRTGQKFSLCILTPEKEHFIRAETKEIISGWLEMLTVYPRTNKQNQKKKRKVEPPTPQEPGPAKMAVTSSSGSIPSAEKVPTTKSTLWQEEMRAKDQPDGSSPSPAQSPSQSQPPVAGTLREPGLESRDEEGTTSSERVDCGRKVRVESGYFSLEKTKQDAKAEEQQLPPPLSPPSPGTPTNRRSQVIEKFEALDIEKAEHMETNMSAGPSLSSDTRQGRSEKRAFPRKRPDLLNFKKGWLTRQYEDGQWKKHWFVLADQSLRFYRDSVAEEAADLDGEIDLSSCYDVTEYPVQRNYGFQIHTKEGAFTLSAMTSGIRRNWIQTIMKHVHPISAPDVTSSLPQGKDRSSSPSETRLREKQDGEPGEPDPEQKRSRARERRREGRSKTFDWAEFRPIQQALAQERAGTPGPATPRPEAEPGELERERARRREERRKRFGAVDAADGPSIDDTALRMEVDRGPGPPMTTDLRTQNVHVEIEQRWHQVETTPLREEKQVPIAPLHLSSSEDGSDRLSTPELTSVLEKELEQSQKEASDLLEQNRLLQDQLRVALGREQSAREGYVLQATCERGFAAMEETHQKKIEDLQRQHQRELEKLREEKDRLLAEETAATISAIEAMKNAHREEMERELEKSQRSQISSVNADIEALQRQYLEELQSVQRELEVLSEQYSQKCLENAHLAQALEAERQALRQCQRENQELNAHNQELNNRLAAEISRLRTLLTGDAGGEAAGSPLTQGKDAYELEVLLRVKESEIQYLKQEISSLKDELQTALRDKKYASDKYKDIYTELSIVRAKADCDISRLKEQLKAATEALGEKSPENTPVSGYDIMKSKSNPDFLKKDRSCVSRQLRSIRSKSLKEGLTVRDRLKLCESRDLERD; encoded by the exons ATGAACCAGTGCACAGACGTGGTGGATGGCGAGGGCCGCACGGGCCAGAAGTTCTCCCTGTGCATTCTGACCCCCGAGAAGGAGCACTTCATCCGGGCAGAGACCAAGGAGATCATCAGCGG GTGGCTGGAGATGCTCACGGTCTATCCCAGGACCAACAAGCAGAACCAGAAGAAGAAGCGGAAGGTGGAGCCCCCCACACCACAG GAGCCAGGGCCGGCCAAGATGGCTGTCaccagcagcagcggcagcatcCCCAGTGCTGAGAAGGTTCCCACCACCAAGTCCACACTCTGGCAGGAAGAAATGAGGGCCAAGGACCAGCCCGATGGGAGCAGCCCGAGTCCAGCTCAGAGTCCCAGCCAGAGCCAGCCTCCTGTGGCCGGCACCCTGAGGGAGCCAGGGCTGGAGAGCCGAGACG AGGAGGGCACCACAAGCAGCGAGCGTGTGGACTGTGGCCGCAAGGTCCGGGTGGAGAGCGGCTACTTCTCCCTGGAGAAGACCAAGCAGGACGCAAAGGCCGAAGAGCAGCAGCTGCCGCCGCCGCTCTCCCCGCCCAGCCCCGGCACCCCCACCAACAG GAGGTCCCAGGTAATAGAGAAATTTGAGGCCTTGGACATCGAGAAGGCAGAGCACATGGAGACCAACATGTCAGCCGGGCCCTCGCTGTCAAGCGACACTCGCCAGGGCCGGAGCGAGAAGAGGGCCTTCCCCCGGAAGCGG ccCGACTTGCTGAACTTCAAGAAAGGCTGGCTGACCAGGCAATATGAGGACGGCCAG TGGAAGAAACACTGGTTTGTCCTTGCTGATCAAAGCCTGAGGTTCTACAGGGACTCGGTGGCTGAGGAG GCGGCCGACTTGGATGGGGAGATCGACTTGTCTTCATGTTACGATGTCACGGAGTACCCAGTGCAGAGGAACTATGGCTTCCAGATCCAT ACAAAGGAGGGCGCCTTCACCCTCTCTGCTATGACGTCTGGAATCCGGCGGAATTGGATCCAGACCATCATGAAGCACGTCCACCCGATCTCTGCCCCAGACGTGACAAG CTCGCTGCCGCAGGGCAAAGACCGGAGCAGCTCCCCCTCGGAGACGAGGCTGCGGGAGAAGCAGGACGGGGAGCCCGGGGAGCCAGACCCCGAGCAGAAGCGGAGCCGGGCCCGTGAGCGCAGGCGGGAGGGCCGCTCCAAGACCTTCGACTGGGCCGAGTTCCGCCCCATCCAGCAGGCCCTGGCCCAGGAGAGAGCCGGCACCCCGGGGCCTGCCACCCCACGGCCCGAGGCGGAGCCCGGCGAGCTGGAGAGGGAGCGTGCGCGGCGGCGGGAGGAACGGCGCAAGCGCTTTGGGGCGGTGGATGCAGCCGACGGGCCCAGCATCGACGACACGGCCCTGCGCATGGAGGTCGACCGGGGCCCGGGGCCGCCCATGACCACCGACCTCAGGACCCAGAACGTGCACGTGGAGATCGAGCAGCGGTGGCATCAGGTGGAGACCACCCCTCTCCGGGAGGAGAAGCAAGTGCCCATCGCCCCTCTGCACTTGTCCTCCTCCGAGGATGGAAGCGACCGACTCTCCACTCCCGAGCTGACCTCTGTGCTGGAGAAGGAG TTGGAGCAGAGCCAGAAGGAGGCCTCAGACCTTCTAGAGCAGAACCGGCTGCTGCAGGACCAGCTGAGGGTGGCTCTGGGCCGGGAGCAGAGCGCCCGGGAGGGCTATGTGCTGCAG GCCACGTGCGAGCGAGGGTTTGCAGCCATGGAAGAAACACACCAGAAGAAGATCGAAGACCTGCAGAGGCAGCACCAGCGGGAACTGGAGAAACTGCGGGAGGAGAAAGACCGCCTCCTGGCTGAGGAGACCGCGGCCACCATCTCAG CCATCGAAGCCATGAAGAATGCCCACCGCGAGGAGATGGAACGGGAGCTGGAGAAGAGCCAGCGGTCCCAGATCAGCAGTGTCAACGCGGACATCGAGGCCCTGCAGCGGCAGTACCT GGAGGAGCTGCAGTCTGTGCAGCGCGAGCTGGAGGTCCTCTCTGAGCAGTACTCGCAGAAGTGCCTGGAGAACGCCCACCTGGCCCAGGCGCTGGAGGCCGAGCGGCAGGCCCTACGGCAGTGCCAGCGCGAGAACCAGGAGCTCAACGCCCACAACCAG GAGCTGAACAACCGCCTGGCTGCTGAAATCTCACGGCTACGGACGCTGCTGACGGGGGACGCCGGTGGCGAGGCTGCTGGTTCACCTCTCACGCAGGGCAAGGACGCCTATGAGCTAGAG gtCTTATTGCGGGTCAAGGAATCAGAAATCCAGTACCTGAAACAGGAGATCAGCTCCCTCAAGGATGAGCTACAGACGGCGCTGCGG GACAAGAAGTACGCTAGTGACAAGTACAAGGACATCTACACAGAGCTCAGCATCGTGCGGGCGAAGGCCGACTGTGACATCAGCAGGCTGAAGGAGCAGCTGAAAGCCGCGACCGAAGCACTGGGTGAAAAGTCACCGGAAAACACCCCCGTGTCCGGATACG ATATAATGAAGTCTAAAAGCAACCCTGACTTCTTGAAGAAAGACAGATCCTGTGTCAGCCGACAGCTCAGAAGCATCAGGTCCAAG